From Rhizobium sp. NZLR1, a single genomic window includes:
- a CDS encoding DUF4167 domain-containing protein: MRPGQQNKRGRGRGNNNNGGGGGGSNNNNNNNNNNNNNFNRKGGNPLTRTYDSSGPDVKIRGTAQHIAEKYAQLGRDAQSSGDRVIAENYLQHAEHYYRIIASAQAQMQERFQRDDRGEYDRDGSDRDGADRDGDDMDNNDNDGDDVVIVQPPQSRQQHRPQAQPQPAPAPAAAPAPQPEVIDGTGPQPEIEGIPAEVAMDEEGSGGQPRQPRRRSTGSRPRRPRRGAEGEAAAEGEGSSGEAPVLADAASE, from the coding sequence ATGAGGCCAGGACAGCAGAACAAGCGCGGTCGAGGGCGTGGTAACAACAATAACGGCGGTGGCGGCGGCGGAAGTAACAATAACAATAACAATAACAATAACAATAACAACAATTTCAACCGCAAGGGCGGCAATCCGCTGACCCGGACCTATGACAGTTCCGGCCCCGATGTGAAGATTCGCGGTACTGCTCAGCATATCGCCGAAAAATACGCACAGCTCGGCCGCGACGCCCAAAGCTCCGGCGACCGCGTGATTGCCGAGAACTATCTCCAGCACGCCGAACATTACTATCGTATCATCGCCAGCGCCCAGGCGCAGATGCAGGAACGCTTCCAGCGCGACGATCGCGGCGAATATGATCGCGATGGTTCTGATCGGGACGGTGCGGATCGCGACGGCGACGATATGGATAACAACGACAATGACGGCGACGATGTCGTTATCGTCCAGCCGCCGCAGAGCAGGCAGCAGCACCGGCCGCAGGCACAGCCGCAACCGGCGCCTGCCCCGGCGGCTGCACCGGCACCCCAGCCCGAGGTGATCGACGGAACCGGCCCGCAGCCGGAGATCGAAGGCATTCCGGCCGAGGTCGCCATGGATGAGGAAGGCTCCGGCGGTCAGCCGCGCCAGCCCCGCCGTCGCAGCACCGGCAGCCGTCCCCGTCGCCCGCGTCGCGGCGCTGAAGGCGAAGCAGCCGCTGAGGGCGAGGGTTCCTCTGGCGAGGCGCCGGTACTGGCTGACGCCGCATCGGAATGA
- the prmC gene encoding peptide chain release factor N(5)-glutamine methyltransferase, producing the protein MSSTVADTLAEARRRFIEAGVADPATDARLLVAGLLKLSPTELLTRSSERLSSEQAEVIFKAVQRRLGHEPVHRILGEREFYGLPLRLSVETLEPRPDTEILVDTVLAYLNDLAEAQDHLHILDMGTGTGAICLALLRECPEASGIGSDISADALRTATSNAERNGLQDRFQAVQSRWFESIQGWFHAIVSNPPYIASNVIHDLAPEVTKFDPVAALDGGPDGLDAYRAIAKDAARFMRPDAVVGLEIGYDQRNDVTAIFEAKGFKCLKSVKDYGQNDRVLVFALA; encoded by the coding sequence ATGAGCTCGACGGTCGCCGATACGCTTGCCGAAGCGCGCCGCCGCTTCATCGAAGCAGGTGTCGCCGACCCGGCGACCGATGCGCGGTTGCTTGTCGCGGGCCTTCTGAAACTATCGCCGACCGAGCTTTTGACGCGATCGTCCGAGCGGCTTTCTTCTGAGCAGGCCGAGGTGATTTTCAAGGCGGTGCAACGGCGGCTCGGTCATGAGCCGGTGCATCGCATTCTCGGCGAGCGGGAGTTCTATGGCCTGCCGCTTCGGCTCTCAGTGGAAACGCTGGAACCGCGACCGGATACGGAAATCCTGGTCGATACGGTGCTTGCCTATCTGAATGACCTTGCAGAGGCGCAAGACCATCTCCATATCCTTGATATGGGAACCGGGACGGGGGCGATATGCCTTGCGCTTTTGCGCGAATGTCCCGAAGCGTCAGGTATCGGCAGCGATATTTCGGCGGATGCACTTCGGACGGCAACATCCAATGCAGAAAGGAACGGATTACAGGATCGTTTCCAAGCCGTACAGTCGAGATGGTTCGAGAGCATCCAGGGTTGGTTTCATGCGATCGTCTCAAATCCGCCCTATATTGCTTCCAATGTCATTCACGATCTTGCTCCCGAAGTGACGAAATTTGATCCGGTTGCGGCACTGGATGGCGGCCCGGATGGGCTTGACGCCTACCGCGCGATCGCCAAAGATGCCGCAAGGTTCATGAGGCCCGATGCGGTCGTCGGACTCGAAATCGGCTACGATCAGCGAAACGATGTGACGGCGATTTTTGAAGCGAAAGGCTTCAAATGCCTCAAATCCGTAAAAGATTATGGTCAGAATGATAGAGTGCTCGTGTTCGCGCTCGCGTGA
- the prfA gene encoding peptide chain release factor 1, with amino-acid sequence MAKLPVEKMRELERRFGEIEARMSAGPAADVYVKLASEYSELQPVVTKIRAYERAIAELADLETLLEDKSVDREMRDLAELELPEVKEQIEALEQEMQILLLPKDAADEKSAILEIRAGTGGSEAALFAGDLFRMYERFAAEKGWKVEMLSASEGEAGGYKEIIATITGRGVFAKLKFESGVHRVQRVPETEAGGRIHTSAATVAVLPEAEEIDIEIRQEDIRIDTMRSSGAGGQHVNTTDSAVRITHLPSGIVVTSSEKSQHQNRAKAMQVLRSRLYDAERQRADSERSADRKSQVGSGDRSERIRTYNFPQGRITDHRINLTLYKLDRMMEGEIEEVVDALMADYQASQLAQLGEQQ; translated from the coding sequence GTGGCGAAGCTTCCCGTTGAAAAGATGCGCGAGCTGGAACGCCGTTTCGGCGAGATCGAAGCGCGCATGTCGGCCGGCCCGGCTGCCGATGTCTATGTGAAGCTCGCATCCGAATATTCCGAGCTGCAGCCCGTCGTGACGAAGATCCGCGCCTATGAGAGGGCGATCGCCGAGCTTGCCGATCTCGAAACGCTGCTCGAAGACAAGTCGGTCGACCGCGAAATGCGCGACCTTGCGGAGCTGGAGCTGCCCGAGGTGAAAGAGCAGATCGAGGCGCTTGAGCAGGAGATGCAGATCCTGCTGCTGCCGAAGGATGCGGCTGACGAGAAGAGCGCCATCCTCGAAATCCGCGCCGGCACAGGCGGCTCTGAAGCGGCCCTTTTTGCCGGCGATCTCTTTCGCATGTACGAGCGTTTTGCGGCGGAGAAAGGCTGGAAGGTTGAGATGCTCTCGGCGAGCGAGGGCGAAGCCGGCGGCTACAAGGAAATCATCGCGACGATCACCGGCCGGGGCGTGTTCGCCAAGCTGAAATTCGAATCCGGCGTGCATCGTGTGCAGCGTGTGCCGGAGACCGAGGCGGGCGGGCGCATCCATACGTCGGCCGCAACGGTGGCCGTGCTGCCGGAGGCCGAGGAGATCGACATCGAGATCCGCCAGGAGGATATCCGCATCGACACGATGCGCTCTTCGGGTGCGGGTGGCCAGCACGTCAATACGACGGACTCCGCGGTGCGTATCACCCATCTGCCGAGCGGTATCGTCGTCACCAGCTCGGAAAAATCGCAGCACCAGAATCGCGCCAAGGCGATGCAGGTGCTGCGCTCCAGGCTCTACGATGCCGAGCGGCAGAGGGCCGACAGCGAGCGCTCGGCCGACCGCAAGAGCCAGGTCGGCTCCGGCGACCGCTCGGAACGCATCCGAACCTATAATTTCCCGCAGGGTCGCATTACCGACCACCGTATTAATCTGACGCTCTACAAGCTTGACCGGATGATGGAAGGTGAGATCGAGGAGGTGGTGGATGCGCTTATGGCCGATTACCAGGCAAGCCAGCTGGCACAACTCGGCGAGCAACAATGA
- the ptsP gene encoding phosphoenolpyruvate--protein phosphotransferase, whose protein sequence is MRDLSGGPRVLLRRLRELMAEPLEPQDRLDRIVRQIAGNMVAEVCSVYVLRADGVLELYATEGLNREAVHLAQLKMGQGLVGTIAASAQPLNLSDAQSHPAFRYLPETGEEIYHSFLGVPILRTGRSLGVLVVQNKASRNYREEELEALETTAMVLAEMIATGELKKITKPGLELDLTRSVTVDGDTYNDGIGLGYVVLHEPRIVVTNLLNEDAEKEIRRLAEAMGSLRISIDDMLSRRDVSMEGEHREVLETYRMFAHDQGWVRKLEEAIRNGLTAEAAVEKVQSDTKARMMRLTDPYLRERMHDFEDLANRLLRQLTGYTGRTTAEGFPNDAVVLARAMGAAELLDYPRANVRGLVLEEGAVTSHVVIVARAMGIPVIGQAAGVVALAENGDAVIIDADEGHVHLRPMADHRRSYEEKVRFRARRQEQFRALRAVEPVTKDGQRIGLMMNAGLLVDLPQLSESGAEGIGLFRTELQFMIASTMPKADEQEQFYRNVIKQAAGRAVTFRTLDIGGDKVVPYFRGHEEENPALGWRAIRLSLDRPGLLRTQLRALLKASADTELKLMVPMVTEVSELKIVRELLQKEVQHLSRFGHGLPRKLQFGAMLEVPALLWQLDELMEAVDFVSVGSNDLFQFSMAVDRGNARVSDRFDPLGKPFLRILRDIVRGADRNKTPVTLCGELASKPISAMALLGIGFRSISMSPASIGPVKAMLLGLDVGALTKAMDEVLDDIHAMMPMREVLARFAESHNIPL, encoded by the coding sequence ATGAGAGACCTTTCCGGCGGTCCGCGCGTGCTGCTCAGGCGGCTGCGCGAGTTGATGGCGGAGCCGCTGGAGCCGCAGGATCGTCTTGACCGGATCGTCCGCCAGATCGCCGGCAACATGGTGGCGGAGGTGTGCTCCGTTTACGTGCTGCGGGCCGACGGCGTGCTCGAACTCTATGCGACCGAAGGCCTCAACCGTGAGGCCGTGCACCTGGCGCAACTGAAAATGGGGCAAGGCCTGGTCGGCACGATCGCCGCCTCGGCCCAGCCGCTGAACCTTTCCGATGCGCAGTCGCACCCTGCTTTCCGCTACCTGCCGGAAACGGGCGAAGAGATTTACCATTCCTTCCTCGGCGTGCCGATCCTCAGGACCGGGCGCTCGCTTGGCGTTCTCGTCGTGCAGAACAAGGCGAGCCGCAACTATCGCGAGGAAGAGCTGGAAGCGCTCGAGACGACGGCGATGGTGCTGGCCGAGATGATCGCCACCGGCGAGCTGAAGAAGATCACCAAGCCGGGCCTCGAACTTGACCTGACGCGTTCAGTGACCGTCGACGGCGACACGTATAATGACGGCATCGGCCTCGGTTACGTCGTGCTGCACGAGCCGCGCATCGTCGTCACCAATTTGTTGAACGAGGATGCCGAGAAGGAAATCCGGCGGCTGGCCGAAGCCATGGGCTCGCTGCGGATCTCGATCGACGACATGCTGTCGCGTCGCGATGTCTCGATGGAGGGCGAACATCGAGAGGTGCTCGAGACCTATCGCATGTTCGCGCATGACCAGGGCTGGGTGCGCAAGCTCGAGGAGGCGATCCGCAACGGCCTGACGGCGGAAGCGGCGGTCGAGAAGGTGCAGAGCGACACCAAAGCCCGGATGATGCGGTTGACCGACCCCTATCTGCGCGAACGCATGCATGATTTCGAGGATCTGGCGAACCGGCTGCTCAGACAATTGACGGGGTATACCGGGCGGACGACTGCCGAAGGTTTCCCCAACGATGCGGTCGTACTGGCGCGTGCCATGGGCGCGGCGGAGCTGCTCGATTATCCGCGGGCCAATGTGCGCGGGCTGGTGCTGGAAGAAGGCGCGGTGACAAGCCACGTGGTGATCGTTGCGCGCGCCATGGGTATTCCGGTCATCGGCCAGGCAGCCGGTGTGGTGGCGCTCGCCGAGAACGGCGATGCCGTGATCATCGACGCCGACGAGGGACATGTACATCTGCGACCGATGGCCGATCACCGGCGTTCCTACGAGGAAAAGGTTCGCTTCCGCGCCAGGCGGCAGGAACAGTTCCGGGCGCTGCGCGCCGTCGAGCCGGTGACCAAGGATGGGCAGCGGATTGGGTTGATGATGAATGCGGGGCTGCTGGTCGACCTGCCGCAGCTTTCGGAATCGGGTGCCGAGGGCATCGGCCTCTTCCGCACCGAACTGCAGTTCATGATCGCCTCCACCATGCCGAAGGCGGACGAGCAGGAACAGTTCTATCGCAATGTGATAAAACAGGCGGCGGGCCGCGCCGTCACCTTCCGTACGCTTGATATCGGCGGCGACAAGGTCGTGCCGTATTTCCGCGGCCATGAGGAAGAAAATCCCGCACTCGGCTGGCGCGCCATCCGGCTGTCGCTCGACCGGCCGGGACTGTTGCGTACCCAGCTGCGCGCTCTGTTGAAGGCATCGGCAGACACCGAGCTGAAGTTGATGGTGCCGATGGTGACCGAGGTTTCCGAGCTGAAGATCGTGCGCGAGCTGTTGCAGAAGGAAGTGCAGCATCTCTCGCGCTTCGGCCACGGGCTGCCGCGCAAGCTGCAATTCGGCGCGATGCTGGAGGTGCCTGCACTGCTTTGGCAGCTCGATGAACTGATGGAGGCGGTCGATTTCGTCTCGGTCGGTTCGAACGACCTCTTCCAGTTTTCGATGGCGGTCGATCGTGGCAATGCGCGGGTCTCGGACCGCTTCGATCCGCTCGGCAAACCGTTTTTGCGCATTCTGCGCGATATCGTGCGCGGCGCGGACCGGAACAAGACGCCGGTAACGCTCTGCGGCGAGCTTGCCAGCAAACCGATCTCGGCGATGGCGCTGCTCGGCATCGGCTTCCGTTCGATCTCGATGTCGCCGGCCTCGATCGGGCCGGTGAAGGCAATGCTGCTCGGGCTTGATGTCGGGGCGCTGACCAAGGCGATGGACGAGGTGCTGGACGATATCCACGCCATGATGCCGATGCGCGAGGTGCTTGCCCGCTTCGCCGAAAGCCACAATATTCCCCTTTAG
- a CDS encoding aspartate kinase produces the protein MARIVMKFGGTSVADLDRIKNVARHVKREVDAGHEVAVVVSAMSGKTNELVGWVQGMPKVIGANSPFYDAREYDAVVASGEQVTSGLLAIALQAMDINARSWQGWQIPIRTDNAHGAARIMEIDGSDIVKRMGEGQVAVIAGFQGLGPDNRLATLGRGGSDTSAVAIAAAVKADRCDIYTDVDGVYTTDPRIVPKARRLKKIAFEEMLEMASLGAKVLQVRSVELAMVHKVRTFVRSSFEDPDAPGMGDLLNPPGTLICDEDEIVEQEVVTGIAYAKDEAQISLRRLADRPGVSAAIFGPLAESHINVDMIVQNISEDGSKTDMTFTVPSGDVEKAIKVLGDHKEKIGYDVVQNESGLVKVSVIGIGMRSHAGVAATAFRALAEKGINIKAITTSEIKISILIDGPYAELAVRTLHSCYGLDKN, from the coding sequence ATGGCACGCATCGTAATGAAATTCGGCGGCACGTCCGTCGCTGACCTGGACCGCATCAAGAACGTCGCCCGCCATGTAAAACGCGAAGTCGATGCCGGCCACGAGGTGGCGGTTGTGGTGTCGGCCATGTCCGGCAAGACCAATGAACTGGTCGGCTGGGTCCAGGGCATGCCGAAGGTGATCGGCGCCAATTCGCCGTTTTACGATGCGCGGGAATATGATGCGGTGGTCGCCTCCGGCGAGCAGGTGACCTCCGGGTTGCTGGCGATCGCATTGCAGGCGATGGATATCAATGCGCGCTCCTGGCAGGGATGGCAGATCCCGATCCGCACCGACAATGCGCATGGCGCGGCGCGCATCATGGAAATCGACGGTTCCGACATCGTCAAACGGATGGGCGAGGGGCAGGTTGCCGTCATTGCCGGCTTCCAGGGACTGGGACCAGACAACCGCCTCGCGACGCTCGGGCGCGGTGGATCCGACACGTCGGCCGTCGCAATCGCGGCAGCTGTCAAGGCGGATCGCTGTGATATCTATACTGATGTCGACGGCGTTTACACGACCGACCCGCGCATCGTGCCGAAGGCGCGCAGGCTGAAGAAGATCGCCTTCGAGGAAATGCTCGAGATGGCTTCGCTCGGCGCCAAGGTGCTGCAGGTGCGCTCGGTCGAGCTTGCCATGGTGCACAAGGTGCGCACCTTCGTGCGCTCGTCATTCGAAGATCCCGATGCTCCGGGCATGGGCGATCTGCTAAACCCGCCCGGAACGCTGATTTGTGACGAGGATGAAATCGTGGAACAGGAAGTAGTCACCGGCATCGCCTATGCCAAGGATGAGGCTCAGATCTCGCTTCGCCGTCTAGCCGATAGGCCGGGCGTTTCCGCGGCGATCTTCGGGCCGCTCGCGGAATCCCATATCAATGTCGACATGATCGTCCAGAATATCTCCGAGGACGGGTCGAAGACCGACATGACCTTCACCGTACCGTCAGGTGACGTCGAGAAGGCAATCAAGGTGCTCGGCGACCATAAGGAGAAGATCGGCTACGATGTCGTGCAGAACGAATCGGGGCTGGTGAAAGTGTCGGTCATCGGCATCGGCATGCGCAGTCACGCCGGCGTTGCGGCTACCGCATTTCGTGCACTTGCCGAAAAAGGCATCAACATCAAGGCGATCACGACCTCCGAGATCAAGATTTCCATCCTGATCGACGGTCCCTATGCAGAACTCGCTGTCAGGACTTTGCATTCCTGCTACGGTCTGGATAAGAATTGA
- a CDS encoding LysR family transcriptional regulator: MELRHLRYFVAVVEEGSLTLAAEQRLHTAQPSLSRQIRDLEYEVGVPLLTRSARGVEATAAGLAFLEHARQAIAQAEAAVEAARRAAEPSKPVFSIGFLTGQEVDWLPHATRILRDELPNIEIRVSSQYSPQLADELQRGKLDIAFLRREPKPDIEYVVIAREPLVVILPSDHRLAACKAIDPMDLASETFIGMSDTPHILRGVINDYFDRLGLKIAPKHLIDNFAMGVSLVASTRGVALLPAYAENFLSWSVISRPLIGEAPTIDLMVGYHKANSSPLLKLFLSRVDDMIERFSDKVK; the protein is encoded by the coding sequence ATGGAACTCCGGCATCTTCGCTATTTTGTCGCCGTCGTCGAAGAAGGCAGCCTGACGCTTGCCGCTGAACAACGGCTGCACACGGCACAGCCTTCGCTCAGCCGTCAAATCAGGGATCTCGAATACGAGGTCGGCGTTCCGCTGCTGACGCGTAGCGCGCGGGGTGTGGAGGCGACGGCAGCCGGGCTTGCCTTTCTGGAGCATGCACGTCAGGCGATTGCTCAGGCGGAAGCTGCGGTGGAGGCGGCGCGGCGCGCTGCAGAGCCTAGCAAACCGGTGTTCTCCATCGGCTTTCTGACGGGACAGGAGGTGGATTGGCTCCCTCATGCCACGAGAATTCTTCGGGACGAGCTGCCCAACATCGAGATCAGGGTCTCGAGCCAGTATTCGCCGCAGCTTGCCGATGAACTCCAGCGCGGAAAACTCGATATCGCCTTTCTGCGCCGCGAACCGAAGCCGGATATCGAATATGTCGTCATCGCAAGAGAACCGCTGGTGGTGATCCTGCCAAGCGACCATCGCCTTGCCGCATGCAAGGCGATCGATCCCATGGATCTTGCCAGCGAGACTTTCATCGGGATGTCCGATACGCCGCATATACTCCGCGGCGTCATCAACGACTATTTCGATCGGCTCGGTCTCAAGATCGCGCCGAAGCACCTGATCGACAATTTCGCCATGGGCGTGTCGCTTGTCGCGTCCACCCGCGGCGTCGCGCTGCTTCCCGCCTATGCCGAGAACTTCCTATCCTGGTCGGTCATCAGCCGCCCGCTCATCGGCGAGGCGCCGACAATCGATCTGATGGTGGGGTATCACAAGGCAAACAGCTCGCCATTGCTCAAGCTCTTCCTGTCGCGTGTGGACGATATGATCGAGCGTTTTTCCGACAAGGTGAAATGA
- a CDS encoding glucose 1-dehydrogenase has product MSTPVVLITGALTGIGRAAAVALAKEGNRVVVSGRNEEAGHALETELRSLGAEAEFIRADVRDDDDVRKLVDQTIERFGRLDAAVNNAGTEGKPGAVTEQTAESYGATFDTNVLGTLLSMKHELRVMQAQGRGSIINISSTYGHEGAAGASVYVGSKHAVEGMTKSAALEVAATGVRVNAVAPGPTETGMLNRFTGTPENKTALLSGVPLGRIGQPEEMAHAIAFLASDKASFITGQIVTVDGGKTAG; this is encoded by the coding sequence ATGTCTACCCCCGTCGTTCTTATCACAGGCGCGCTGACCGGCATCGGTCGAGCCGCTGCAGTAGCACTGGCCAAGGAAGGTAACCGAGTTGTCGTTTCCGGCCGCAATGAGGAAGCAGGCCATGCCCTGGAAACCGAGCTTCGCTCGCTAGGCGCTGAAGCCGAGTTCATCCGCGCGGATGTTCGCGACGATGACGATGTCCGCAAGCTGGTGGATCAGACGATCGAACGCTTCGGTCGGTTGGATGCAGCGGTCAACAACGCCGGCACCGAAGGCAAGCCGGGTGCCGTGACCGAACAAACCGCTGAGAGCTATGGAGCGACCTTCGATACCAACGTGCTCGGTACGCTGCTTTCGATGAAGCACGAGTTGCGCGTCATGCAGGCGCAGGGCCGCGGCAGTATCATTAATATCTCGTCGACCTATGGTCATGAAGGAGCCGCCGGCGCGTCCGTTTACGTCGGCAGCAAGCATGCGGTCGAAGGCATGACCAAGTCGGCGGCGCTCGAAGTCGCCGCGACCGGCGTTCGTGTCAATGCCGTGGCACCTGGCCCGACCGAGACGGGCATGCTGAACCGCTTCACCGGCACACCAGAGAACAAGACTGCACTGCTTTCTGGCGTGCCGCTTGGCCGTATCGGCCAGCCGGAAGAAATGGCCCATGCCATCGCCTTCCTTGCTTCCGACAAGGCTTCGTTCATCACCGGCCAGATCGTCACGGTCGATGGCGGCAAGACTGCTGGTTAA
- a CDS encoding alpha/beta hydrolase, with product MFTHQTAPTEFVDANGIRFAYRRFGNKDGIPLVFNMHFTGTMDHWDPLVTDGLARNREVILFNNAGISSTSGEVPTSIEEMAINAAVFIKALGLTEVDVLGFSLGGLVAQELAIAEPLLVRRLILVGTGPRSGEGMTTLTPEAQQIFGASYADPDKLWLGAFFTPSEKSQTAGREYLKRFRLRSEGRDPDVSDKVASAQIAALGKWGAPRENPFDYLKAIHQPTLVVNGGHDVIIYTVNSFILQQQIPNAQLIIYPDANHGSQYQYPELFVAHASHFLDALK from the coding sequence ATGTTTACCCACCAGACCGCCCCGACCGAATTCGTCGACGCCAACGGTATCCGCTTCGCCTATCGCCGCTTTGGCAATAAAGACGGCATTCCGCTCGTCTTCAATATGCACTTCACCGGTACGATGGATCATTGGGATCCACTGGTAACCGATGGTTTGGCAAGGAATCGCGAGGTGATCCTGTTCAACAATGCCGGCATATCAAGCACCTCTGGCGAAGTGCCAACTTCAATCGAAGAAATGGCCATCAACGCCGCAGTCTTCATCAAGGCGCTTGGGCTGACTGAGGTCGACGTTCTCGGCTTCTCGCTCGGCGGACTTGTCGCACAGGAACTGGCGATCGCAGAACCGTTGCTCGTGCGCCGGCTGATCCTCGTCGGTACCGGTCCGCGCAGCGGTGAAGGCATGACAACATTGACGCCCGAGGCCCAACAGATCTTCGGCGCAAGTTATGCGGATCCGGATAAACTCTGGCTTGGCGCCTTTTTCACACCTTCCGAGAAAAGCCAGACGGCCGGCCGCGAATATCTGAAGCGCTTCCGTCTACGCAGCGAAGGTCGTGATCCGGACGTCAGCGACAAGGTAGCATCGGCCCAGATCGCAGCACTTGGCAAGTGGGGCGCTCCTCGCGAGAATCCCTTCGACTATCTCAAGGCGATCCATCAGCCGACGCTGGTCGTGAATGGAGGACACGACGTGATCATCTATACCGTCAACTCCTTCATCCTGCAGCAACAGATCCCGAACGCGCAGCTCATCATCTACCCCGATGCGAACCACGGCTCGCAGTATCAGTATCCCGAACTCTTCGTCGCGCACGCATCTCATTTCCTCGATGCACTGAAGTAG
- a CDS encoding SDR family oxidoreductase: MPNLSGKTALVTGASRGIGRASARALAKAGAQVLVHYASSPAEAVAVVAEIRATGGRAEKIGADLSAVDGPHKLARQTRDIIGGRLDILVANAGVSKAATIEDMTVEDFDGLYAVNVRAPFFLVQQLRPVMCTDSSVIFVSSLAAHASVGTLSAYAATKGAIDTLVKHFASALGPHGIRVNAVAPGVVETDMSNFTKTDAGRDFTLGMQALKRIAQPDDIAGAIVFLASDDARWITGDTLRVDGGSKL, from the coding sequence GTGCCCAATCTTTCAGGTAAAACCGCCCTCGTCACTGGTGCCTCGCGCGGCATCGGCCGCGCCAGCGCGCGGGCGCTGGCCAAGGCAGGCGCACAGGTGCTCGTCCACTACGCTAGCAGCCCGGCCGAAGCCGTCGCTGTTGTCGCCGAGATCCGCGCAACCGGCGGTCGCGCCGAAAAAATTGGTGCCGACCTTTCGGCAGTAGACGGACCGCACAAGCTCGCCAGGCAGACCCGCGACATTATCGGCGGGCGACTTGACATTCTGGTGGCAAACGCCGGCGTCTCGAAAGCCGCGACAATCGAGGACATGACGGTCGAAGACTTCGACGGTCTCTACGCCGTCAATGTCCGGGCGCCTTTTTTCCTCGTGCAGCAGCTGCGGCCGGTGATGTGCACCGACAGCAGTGTCATCTTCGTCTCCTCGCTCGCGGCGCATGCCTCGGTCGGCACGCTTTCGGCCTATGCCGCGACGAAGGGCGCAATCGATACACTGGTCAAGCATTTTGCCTCGGCGCTCGGCCCGCATGGCATCCGAGTCAATGCCGTTGCCCCCGGTGTCGTCGAGACCGACATGTCGAACTTCACCAAGACGGATGCCGGCCGGGATTTCACGCTCGGCATGCAGGCGCTGAAGCGCATCGCCCAACCGGACGATATTGCCGGCGCCATCGTCTTCCTCGCTTCCGACGATGCCCGGTGGATCACCGGCGACACACTCCGCGTCGACGGCGGATCGAAACTGTAA
- a CDS encoding glutathione S-transferase, which yields MKLYQSKGSPNSRRVRILIAEKHLDVELVAIDLGAKEQFSDSYQAVNPRVVVPTLVLDDGTAIGEVPAIQRYLDEAYPDVPLLGTTPKEKAIIAMWDRRVEAEGFASTMEAIRNTVPGLKDRAIAGPHDYEQIPALIDRSRKRLANFYGDLEMRLKDVPFVAGNAFSVADITALVTVDFATNAISAPIPAETTALKAWYDKIANRPAATA from the coding sequence ATGAAACTCTATCAATCCAAGGGTTCGCCCAATTCTCGCCGCGTGCGGATACTGATCGCCGAAAAGCACCTCGACGTCGAACTGGTCGCTATCGACCTGGGCGCCAAGGAGCAATTCTCCGATAGCTACCAGGCGGTCAACCCGCGCGTGGTGGTGCCGACCCTCGTGCTCGATGACGGCACGGCGATCGGCGAGGTTCCCGCCATCCAGCGTTATCTCGACGAGGCATATCCTGATGTGCCGCTGCTCGGTACGACGCCGAAGGAAAAAGCGATCATTGCCATGTGGGATCGGCGGGTAGAGGCGGAAGGCTTCGCCTCCACAATGGAAGCGATCCGCAACACTGTGCCAGGACTGAAGGACCGCGCCATTGCTGGCCCGCATGATTACGAACAGATCCCTGCCCTCATCGACCGTAGCAGGAAACGTCTCGCCAATTTCTACGGCGATCTCGAAATGCGCCTAAAAGACGTCCCCTTTGTTGCCGGCAATGCCTTCTCGGTGGCCGATATCACGGCACTGGTGACCGTGGATTTCGCTACAAACGCAATCTCCGCGCCAATCCCTGCTGAGACGACGGCATTGAAGGCCTGGTACGACAAGATCGCCAACCGGCCAGCGGCAACTGCCTGA